Proteins encoded by one window of Homoserinimonas aerilata:
- a CDS encoding WXG100 family type VII secretion target, protein MTQYRVDSEAVIAAEGAVRASAGRIQAEVNGMLGQLLNLQGSWSGPAAAAFQSVVNDWRATQQRVDESITGIGQALGRAGQQYAEAEQANASLFAR, encoded by the coding sequence CCGCGTCGACAGCGAAGCCGTCATCGCCGCAGAGGGCGCCGTGCGCGCCTCAGCCGGCCGCATCCAGGCGGAGGTGAACGGGATGCTCGGCCAGCTGCTCAACCTGCAGGGGTCGTGGTCGGGGCCCGCCGCCGCGGCCTTCCAGTCGGTCGTGAACGACTGGCGCGCAACCCAGCAGCGCGTCGACGAGAGCATCACCGGCATCGGGCAGGCCCTCGGCCGCGCCGGCCAGCAGTACGCCGAAGCCGAGCAGGCCAACGCGAGCCTCTTCGCGCGCTGA